AGCTCGGTCCGCATTTCCTGGGCGCTGTGATCAATAAAGTGCCTGAGGCAGTCCATGACTATATAAAGAATTCTGTCCGTCCGTTCCTCGAAAAGAGGGGCATTGCGGTCTTTGCTGCTCTCCCCATGGACAGACTGCTTGATGCGATTACCGTGCGGCAGCTCAACGAGATCCTTGGCGGCAAGGTGCTCTGCTGTGAAGAGGGGCTGGATGAGTTCATTGAATCTTTTTCGATCGGCGCCATGGATGTTGACAGCGCGCTGAAATATTTCCGGAGAACACCGAACAAGGCGGTTATTACAGGTGCGCATCGCTCTGACATTCAGCTTGCTGCACTGGAAACCTCAACGAGATGTATTATCCTTACCGGCGGGTTATATACGAATGACGTAATCATAGGCAAGGCGAAAATGACCAAAACACCCATCATTTCCGTGCATGAGGACACGTTTGCTACGGTGCAGAAGATCGAATCCGTGATGGGCAAGATCAGTATCAGGGAGCAGAAGAAGGTGCAGAAGACGAAAGAGCTCATCGAGCGGGAGTTTGATCTTGCAAGGCTGCTGAAAGAGCTGAAACTCGGATAGCAGGGGAGAAGAACGATATGGAAGACCTTAAGACAT
The Nitrospirota bacterium DNA segment above includes these coding regions:
- a CDS encoding phosphotransacetylase family protein — protein: MHYLYIGSTTGFSGKSLITLGLGLMLKEKGLSIGYIKPYGKIPLQQEGSIVDADAEFLRKALDISEPAGVVSPFVVTYELQNNLLKGRPSDKFDAVNKAFSSIPDKDVVLVGGATDLYDGVTFGINGLKLIPYLKAKALVVEPWNGDSSIDAIVGAKEQLGPHFLGAVINKVPEAVHDYIKNSVRPFLEKRGIAVFAALPMDRLLDAITVRQLNEILGGKVLCCEEGLDEFIESFSIGAMDVDSALKYFRRTPNKAVITGAHRSDIQLAALETSTRCIILTGGLYTNDVIIGKAKMTKTPIISVHEDTFATVQKIESVMGKISIREQKKVQKTKELIEREFDLARLLKELKLG